Sequence from the Agrococcus sp. SL85 genome:
TGCTCGCCCAGATCTCGGCCGAGCGCGACGCGCTCTCGCTCATCTCGATCACGCGCGACTCCTGGGTCGCGATCCCCGGGTACGGCTCGGGCAAGATCAACAGCGCCTTCGCCCGCGGCGGCACCGAGCTCATCCGCAGCACCGTCTCGGAGCTGTTCGGCGGCCTCGAGATCGACTACGTCGTGCAGACCGACTTCGAGGGGTTCATCGGGCTCACGCGCGCCCTCGACGGCTTCGACGCCGACAACCAGCACCCCACGCGCGTCACGGTCAACAGCACCGGGCGCGTCGTCGACCTCACGGCCGACCCCGTGCACCTCTCCGGCACCGACGGCCTGATCTTCGTGCGGCAGCGGAAGGGCCTGCCGCTCGGCGACCTCGACCGCACCGAGCGGCAGCGGGCCGCCATCGCGGGCATGCTCGCGCGCATCGACGACATCGCCGAGGACCCCGCCGCGCTCGCGACGCTCATGGGCCACGTGGCCTCGCGCGTGAAGATCACGGGAGACCTCTCGGTCGAGGACATGCTCGCGCTCGCCGCGATGAGCCAGGAGCTCGACGACGCAGCCGTGATCAGCCTCATGGCGCCGATCTCCGGCTTCGGGAACCAGGCGGGGCAGTCGGTGAACGTCGTCGACGAGGCGCGCACCGCCGAGCTCGGCGACGCGCTCCGCGCGGGCGACGTGCAGCCCTACGTCGACGCGCACGGCACCGACTACGCCCCCTAGCCCGGTCGCGCCGCAGCCCGGCCGCTCCCTGGCCCGGCCGCTCCCTGGCCCGGCCGCTCCCTGGCCCGGCCGCGCCGGAGTCGGGCCGCGCCGCCGGCGCTCAGGCGAAGACGCCCGCGATCTCCTCGACCGTCGCGGGGTCGAGCTCGCCCTGGCCGGCGGCCGCGTTCTGCGCGATCTGCTCGGGGCGGGTCGCTCCGGCGATGACGCTCGTCACCGCGGGCTGCGCGAGCAGCCACTGGAACGTCGCCTCGAGCATCGTGCGGCCCGCCTCGCGCGCGATGCGGTCGTACTCCGCCAGGCGCGTCCAGTCGGCCTCGTCGAGCAGCTGCGGCTTCAGGGCCGTCAGGCGGCCGCCGACCGGACGCGCGTCGGCCGTGTACTTGCCCGAGAGCAGGCCGTTCGCGAGCGGGAAGTAGGGCAGGAAGCCGATGCCGGCCTCGAGCACCGCGGGCAGCACCTCGCGCTCGACGTCGCGCTCGACGAGCGAGTACTCGTCCTGCGCCGAGACGAACCCGTTCGGGCTCTCGACCGCGGCGGCCTCGCGGATCTGCTCGGCGCTGAGGTTGGAGTGGCCGTAGGCGCGCACCTTGCCCTCGGCGACGAGCTCGTCGAGCGCGCGCACGGTCTCCTCGATCGGCGTCGAGGGGTCGGGCGTGTGCAGCTGGTAGAGGTCGATGCGGTCGGTCTGCAGGCGGCGGAGCGAGGCCTCGACGGCGCTGCGGATGTAGCCGCGGGCGCCCTTGGGCCCCCAGCCCTCGGTGCCCTCGATCGCGAAGCCGCTGTGGCCCCACTTCGTGGCGAGCACGACGCGGTCGCGGGCGGCGGATCCGGCCTTCGCGAGCGCGACGCCCATGAGGGCCTCGGAGGTCGTGGCGGGGTTGCCGTAGATGTCGGCCGTGTCGAAGAGCGTGATGCCGTGGTCGATCGCGGCGTGGATGACGGCGTCGGTGCCCGCCTGGTCCTCGGTGCGGGTGCCCCTGCGGCCGAAGTTGTTGCAGCCGAGGCCGATGGTCGAGACCTGGAGGCCGGAGGTGCCGAGGGCGCGCGTCGTCGTCATGCCTCCAGCCTAGGGACGTCGGCGGGAGGCCCGGTGCGCGCCCGAGCCTCCGCCGCCGACGCGGGGCGGGGCGGGGCGGCGCCGCAGCACCGCCCCGCCCCGCCCCGCACGCATTGCGCCTACGGGCGGCCGCCGGGGCCGCCGGGGCCTCCCTGGCCTCCGCCCATGCCGCCACCGGTCGCTGTGCCCAGCGTCGCCGCGGTCTCGGCGCCGTCGACCACGACCGTCGCGGTCGTGCCGGTGAGCGCCGCGCTCGAGAACACGACGTTCGCGAAGGCCGACGCCGCCTGGAAGCTCGCGATCGTCGCGCCGGACTCGTCGCGGACCTCGATGGTCGAGCCCGCCTGGCCGCTCGCGGCCACCTGCAGCCAGCCCTGCGTGGAGGTGTCGTCGGGCGACTCGGCCATGCCGGCGGACCCCACCGCGAGCAGCGTGCCGCCGGTGACTGAGAGGCCGCCGTTCGCATCGAGCGCGCCGTTGCCGTCGCTCGTCGGGCCCCAGACGACGACGGTGCCGCCGCTCAGCTCGATCGATCCGTTGGAGTCGAGGCCGTCGCCGCCGGCGCGCAGCGTCACGTCGCCGCCGGTGATGGCGACGAGCTCGCCGGAGTCGGCCATGCCGCCGCCCATGCCGCCCTGGTCGGCGGTCGTCGAGGACGAGCCCGCCGAGCCGTTGATGGCATCGTCGCTCGCGGTGACGTCGATCGTGCCGCCGTCGATCTGCACGAGCGCCGACTCGAGGCCCTCGTCGGACCCCGCGACGGTCACGCTGCCGCCCGCGATCGCGAGCGCCACGTCGGCGTGCAGGCCGTCGCCGACGGCGTCCACGGTGATCGTGCCGCCCGAGACGAGGATGTCGCTGGCCGCGTGCAGGCCGTCGTCGCCGGCGGTCGCCTCGATCGTGCCGCCCTCGATCGCGATCCAGCCGCGGCCCTCGCCGTCCTCCTGGTCGCTCTGCAGCGCGTCGCCGCCCGCGTCGAGGCGGAGCGCGCCCTCCTCGACGAGCAGCGAGTCGCCGCCCCGCAGCGCCTCGTCGCCGGCGACGACCTCGAGCTCGCCGCCGATGATCGCGAGGTCGTCGCTCGTCGAGATGCCATCGTCCGAGGCCTCGATCGCGAGCGCACCGGCACCCGAGACCGTCAGGTCGGCCGCGGCGTCGATCGCGGCGTGCGCCCCGGCGTCCGCGGCGTAGGCCGTCGTGTCGACGATCGTGCTCGAGGTGCCGTCGACGAGGTGGATGGCGACGTCGTCGGCCGTCTGCACCTCGATCGCGGGGCCGTCGTCGGAGGCGATCGAGGCGCCGTCGAGCAGCAGCACGACCTGGGCGTCCTCCGCCGCGGCCACCACGACCCTGCCGTCGAGGCCACCCGAGAGGCGGTACACGCCCGCCTCGGTGATCGTGACGACCCCGTCGGCGCTCGTCACGCCGCTCGCGGCGGTCGCGCCGGTGCCGGAGAGCGTCACGTCGATGGCGTCGGCGGCGCTCCACTCGTCCTCGCGGACGACGGTGCCGTCCTCGTTGACGGCGACGAGCTCGTCGAGCGTGGCGCTCGTGACGGCGCTCGTCGTGGTCGTGGTGCCGGAGGCGCTGCTCGTGCCGGCGCCCGCCGCGGCGATCCCTGCGGTGACGGCGGTGCAGCCGGCGAGCAGCGCGCCGGTCGCGACGATCGCGACGGCGGGCAGCAGGCGGCGCAGCGGCGCGCGGCGGCGATGAGGACGGGCGGCGAGGGCGGGCTCGTCGCGGATGGGCTCGAGCGGGCGGCGGTCGGTGGTCATGGTGGTCTCCTTCTCAGGGGTTCGGTGTCGGTGGGCCGCTCAGGCGGCGGTGCGCTCGGCGTCGGCGAAGCAGCGGCGCAGCACGCCGTGCCAGCGGTTGGCGGGGAGGTCGGGCCGGAGGGCCGCGAGGCCGGTGGCGAACTTGCTGACGCGATCGGGGCGGTGCCCCGCGCGCCACAGCAGCCGGTCGACGCTGCCCGGGCCGCCGGTCGCCTTCGTCTCGACGATGACGAGGCCGGGCGTCCGGAGGGTCGTGCCGTCGTCGAGGCGCCACGCGAGGTCGGTGTCGACGGTCGCGCGGGTGGCGCCGTCGGGCAGCAGCAGCGTCGTGCGGCGGTAGGCGGTCTCGATGACGGGCCGCAGCGGCGGCGCGGGGATGCCGACGACGGCGAGCCCCTCCTCCGCGTACGCGCGGCCGTCCTCGGTGAGCACGGCCCGGTCCTCCGGCGCGTACGCGATGCGCTCCTTCACGGTCGTGCCGCGGCCGCCGCGGGTCTTCAGCTCGAGGAAGGCGAGGTTCGCGTCGACGTAGGTGCGCGTGCGCAGCTTGAAGCGCCGGCGGCGGCCGTGCGCGGCGAGCCGGTAGGCGAGCAGGTCGCCGGAGTCGAAGTAGGTGGAGGCGTAGGCCAGCGCGCGCTCGCCCGCGATCTCGAGCGCCCGCGTGCCCTCGGGGAGCGCCGCGAGCATCCGCGCCGCGTCATCGGCGGCGAGCGCGTACTTGCGGTCGACGCGGGTGAGGAGCGCCGCCGCGGCCGTGAGCTCCTCGAGCGCCACCGGCTCGAGCGCGGCGACGGCGCGCTCGATCGTCCGCGACGCGGATGCGGCGGTCATGCCGCCACCGCCTGCCGCGCCGGTGCGACGTCCCAGCGCACGTCGACCAGGGTGCTGTCGTCGACGAGGTCGACCTCCACGACGCTCGCCTGGCGCACGCGGCCGCCGAGCAGCTGCTCGAGGTGCGCGACGAGCTCGGCGCGATCGACGATCGCGCGGTCGATGCGCACCTGCTGGTGCTGCCCGGCGGCCAGCAGGCGCGGGTGGTCGACGATCGCGAGGGCGCCGACGACGAGCGCGATGAGGGCGCCGGAGAGCACGAGGTCGGCGGCGCCGAGGCCCGCGACGAGGCCGATGGCCAGCGAGGCGAAGTAGTAGGCCACCTCGCGCTGCGAGATCTCGGTGGAGCGCAGGCGGATGATCGAGAGCACGCCGAAGAGGCCGAGGCCCACGCCGATCGAGGCGGTCGCGTCGGCGAGCACGAGGCTCACGGCGAGCACGCCCACGTTGACGCCCACGAAGGCGACGAGCAGGTCGCGGCGGCGGTGGCGGCGGTAGTAGAGGCCGTAGGCGAGGACGAGGATCGCGAGGGCGTCGACGGCGAGCAGGAGGGCGGTGTTCACGGGAGCTCCAGGTGGGGGTTCGGGTTGGATCGGTTCGGGATGGATCGGTTCGGGATGGATCGGCTCGACGGGACGGCGCGGGTGGCGGGCGGCACGGGTGCGGCCTCCGCCGCCCCGCCCGCCGCCGGGGCGAAGACGCCGAAGCGCTGCGCCGCGTAGGCGAGGCCTGCGAGGCACGCGTCGATCGCGAGCTTCGCGGGCAGGAGGGCGGCGCCGGCGGCCACGGCCGCCTGCAGCGCGCCCGCGCCGACGACGGCGCTCGCGACGGCGAGCAGCGCGTAGCGGCGGGCCTGGTCGAGGGTGCGCCCGGAGGCTGCGGCGAAGACCCAGCGACGGCCGACCGCGAAGTGCACGCCGGCGGTGACGGCGCGGGCCGCGAGCGCCGCGAGGCCGGCGAGCCCGAGCACGGCGGTGAGGGCGACGACGAGCAGCGCGTCGAGCGCGAAGCACGCGAGGCCGAGCGCAGAGAAGCGCAGGACGGGGCCGAGGAGCGGCGCGAGGACGCGCGCGGAGTCGGCGATCGGGCGGAAGTGCGAGGAGGCGTTGCCGTCGAGGTAGACCGTGGCGATCGGCACCCCGTGGAGCACGACGCGGCGGCGGGCGGCCTCGAGCAGCACGCGCTGCTCGTGCTCGAAGCGATCGCCCGGCACCCGCCCGATCCAGCGCAGCGCCCCCGCCGGGAGGCCCCGCAGGCCCGTCTGCGCGTCCCCGACGCGGACGCCCGAGGCGAGGGCGAAGAGGCCCCGGCTCACGGCGTTGCCGAGCCGGCTGCGCAGCGGCACGTCACCGACGAGCGCGCGCTCGCCGAGCACGATCGCGTCGGGGTGCGCACCCAGCGCGGCCTCGACGGCGGCGACGTCCTCGGGCGTGTGCTGGCCGTCGCAGTCGGCGGTGACGACGGCGCTGCCCGGGTGGGCGGCGCGCACGTGGCCGATGCCGGTGCGGAGGGCAGCGCCCTTGCCGCGGTTCGCGGGGTGCGTGAGCACGGTCGCCCCGAGGGCCCGCACCGCGGCGAGCGCGGCGGCCGCGCCCGGGCCGCTGCCGTCGTCGACGACGACGACCGGCCGAGGCGCGAGCGCCCGCACGAGGCGCTCGAGGCGCTCGTCCGGGTCGAGCGCGCAGATCAGGACGACGGCCACGGTCAGCCCACCACGTAGAGGATGTCGCTCGTGGCGCGCTCGCCGCCGTTCGACGGCTCGTTCACGACCTCCCCGTCGACGACGATCGTCGAGGAGCCGCCGCCGTCGAGGTTGTAGGCGACGTCCGCGCCGAGGCCCTGCAGGGAGGACGCGAGCTCGGTGAGCGTCATGCCCGCGCTCTCGTCGCTGCGGCCGTCGACGACCACGAGCGCGATCCGCCCGTCCTCGAGCACCGCGACGGCGGTGCGCGGCTGGTCGCCCTGGATGGAGTGGTTGCCGACGTTCGTGTCGACCTCGACGCTCTCGATGCCGCCGACGACCGCGCCGTCCTCGACGAGCGCGGGGCCGAACGAGAGCGTCTGCCAGGCCCCGTCGGCGAGCAGCTCCTCGCCGCTCGTGGCGGTCTCGTCGACGATCGCGGCGGTGCCGTCGCGGTAGAGCACGAGCGCCTCGCGGACGCCCTCGTCGCGGTAGAGCACGCCGTTGCGGATGACGATGCCGGTGTCGCGGAAGCCGTAGTAGTCGCCGTTGATGGCGATGCTCGCGCCCACCTGCTCGGCGATGACGCTCGGCAGCTCGGTGATGTTCTCGCCGAAGGCGTCGTCGGCGAAGGCGCTGCGCAGCTGCGTGATGTCGTCCAGCTCGAGGATCGCCGTCGTCACCGCCGCGGCGTCGTCGCCCTCCCCCACCGTCTCCGTCGTGACGGTCGCGGAGGCCGTGCCCGCCTCGGCGGCGACGGCCGCGGTGCCCGCGGCACGCTCGAGCGAGGAGGCGCTGACGACCTCGACGTGCTCGACGACGAAGCGGTCGAGCGCCCAGGCGACGCCGCCGATCGCGGTCGTGCAGGCGACGAGGCCGGCGGCGATCGCGACGCGGGCGCGGGTGCCGAGGCGGCGGCGCGGGCTGGCGGCGGGCTGGTCGGCGCCGACGGGCGCGCCGGGAGCGGGAGCGGGGGCGGGAGTGGAAGAGGCGGCGTCGTGCATGGATCCCACGATCCGCGGGGGCCCCTGCCCGGAGCAGAACCGCACCTTGGCCGCGCATGAGCGGAGCCGAGCGATCCCCGATGACGGGCCTGTGCGCCGCCTATGCGCGCTCGGCGAGCGGGAGCCGCACCGCGAAGGCCGTGCGGCCGGGGGCGCTCTCGACCTCGATGCGGCCGCCGTGGGCCGCGACGATCGCCGCCGAGATCGACAGGCCGAGGCCCGTGCTGCCCCAGGCGCGCTGCCGCGCCTCGTCGCCGCGCGCGAAGCGCTGGAACAGCCGCTCCTGCAGCGCGGGATCGATGCCGGGGCCGTCGTCGACGACCCGCACCACCGCCTCCGCGCCCTCGCGATCGAGCGAGGCCGTCACCGTCGTGCCGGCCGGCGCGTGCACGCGGGCGTTCCCCAGCAGGTTCGCGAGCACCTGGCGCAGCCGGTCAGGATCGCCGGGCACCTCGACCGGCTCGTCGACGTCGAGCAGCCACACGTGGCCGGGCGCCGCGGCGTGCGCGTCGCCCACGGCGTCGATGAGCAGCAGCGCGAGGTCGACCCGCTCCTGCCGCAGCGGCTGCCCCGCGTCGAGCCGGGCGAGCAGCAGCAGGTCGTCGACGAGCGCGCTCATGCGCACGGCCTCCGCGCCGATCCGCTCCAGCGAGCGCTGCTGCGTGGAGGTCATGGGTGCTCCCTCGGCCGCCGAGAGCTGCGCGTAGCCGCGGATCGAGGCGAGCGGCGTGCGCAGCTCGTGGCTCGCGTCGGCGATGAAGCGGCGCAGCTGCTCCTCGCTGCGCTGTCGCGCGGCGAGCGAGGCCTCCACGTGGTGCAGGAGCGTGTTGAGCGCGAGCCCCACCCGGCCGGCCTCCGTGCGCGGATCGGCGTCGCGATCCTGCACGCGCTCCGGCAGCTCGACCGCGCCCGCCGCGAGCGGCCTCGCCGCGACGCCCTGCGCGGTGGCCGCGACGCGCTCGAGCGGCCGGAGGGCGCGGGCGACGACGATCGCGATGCCCACGACGACGAGCAGCAGCGCGGCCCCCATGACGGCTGCGAGGATGCCCGCCGAGGCCGCGGTCGTCGCGTCGACGTCGCCGAGCGAGCTGCCCGCGATCACCGTCGTGCCGTCGCGGGACTCGGCGGCGACGCGCATGCGCCCCACCTCGCCGCCGAGGTCGACGGTCGCCGGGGTGCGCTCGCCCAGCCCGGCGTCGAGGAGCGCCTGCACCTGCGATGCGGCGAGCGGGATCTCCCCGCCGTCGAGCCCCGTGTAGTCGGCGCCGGAGACGGTGCCGTCGGCGGCCACGACGAGCTGCAGGGTGCCCACGCGCGGCGCGGGCCCGTCGCCCGGCTGGCCTCCGGGGCCTCCGGGGCCGCCGCGCCCCGAGCCCGCGATGTCGAGCCCGGCGAGCACCTGCTCGTCGAGCCGGTCGAGCACCGACTGGCGCAGCGTCGCCACCGCCGTCGCGCCCGCGACGAGCAGTGCGATCGCCACCACGGCGCTCGCGCCGACCACGAGGGTGCGGCGCAGCGTCCAGGCGCGGCTGCGCATCAGGCCGGCTTGATCGTGTAGCCGACGCCGCGCACGGTGTGCAGCATGGGCTCGCCGAGCGCGTCGACCTTCTTGCGCAGGTACGAGACGTAGATCTCGACGATGCTGGCCCTGCCGCCGAAGTCGTAGCTCCAGACGGCGTCGAGGATCTGCGCCTTCGAGAGCACCCGCCTGGGGTTCCGCATGAGGTAGCGCAGCAGCTCGAACTCCTTCGCCGTGAGCGCGATGGGCGTGCCGCCGCGCGAGACCTCGTAGGTCTCCTCGTCGAGGACGAGGTCGCCCACGACGAGGCGCGGATCGTCGTCGCCGGTCGCGACGTGGCGGCGCACCATCCGCCGCAGCCGCGCCACGACCTCCTCGAGGTTGAAGGGCTTCGTGACGTAGTCGTCGCCGCCCTCCTCGATGCCGGCGATGCGGTCGGTCACGGCGTCCTTCGCCGTGAGGAGCAGCACGGGCACCTCGTTGCCCGCGGCGCGGAGCCTGCGCAGCACCTCCATGCCGTCGATGCCGGGGAGCATGATGTCGAGCACCACGACGTCGGGCTGCAGCTCGCGGATCGCGTTCAGCGCGTCCTGCCCGTTCGCCGCGGTGCGGGCGAGCCAGCCCTCGTTGGCGAGCGCCATGCGCAGCAGCTCGGCGAGGTTGGCCTCGTCGTCGACGACGACCGCGCGGATGGGCTGGCCGTCGGCGCGCACGAGCGGGCGGCGCGGGGCGGCGGGGCGAGGATCCATGGCCATAGTCAATCCGATGCTGGGCGGCAGGGGTGCCACCAGCGTGCGCGGCTCGCACGAGCGGCGGCCCGGCGGAGCCTTGGAGGACGCCAAGCGCCGCGGCGCGGGTGCGCCGGCTCGACGCATCTGCGCAGGCGCACCCGGCTCAGGCGCCGGTTCAGGCGCCGCGCGTCTTCCGGGGCTTCCGCGGCTTGTGGGGCTGCGTCGCGGCGATGGTCTGCACGACCTCGTGCAGCCACTCGGTGTCGGCCATCGCGTCGTCGTCGGCGATGCCGTAGGGCTTCGAGCCCGGGTACGCCTCGCCGCGCGGGAGGTGCGCGGTGAGCTCGGCCGCCTCGGGCACGAGCTTCAGGAAGAGGGTGTCGTCGCACACGAACGCGAAGACGCGGTCGTCGCAGTACAGCGCGTGCTCCCCGAACATCGGCTGCAGGCGGATGGGCAGCGGGTCGAGCGCGCGCTCGATCCGCTCGAGCGTCTCGGGCAGGTTCGGCATGCCCCGATGATGGCGCACGCCGGTGACGGAGGCCGCACTGCCATCCAGCGGTGACCGGCCGCCGCAGGTCGAGGAGGCCGCGCCGGAGGCGCTGCCGTCACGAGACCCGCCGAGCGGGTCGGGTCTCGTGACGCGTGCGGGCGCGCCGCGCGCTCGTCGACCAGCGGGAGCGACGCGTCAGGCGGCGACGGCGCGCGGGTCGCGCACCGTGAGGCGGAGCCCCGACCCGGTGCGCTCGAGCGGCAGCCCGGCGCCGGCCGCCCAGGCCGCGAGCTCGTCCGCCGAGCCCGCGCGGGCGCCCGCCTCGGCGAGCGCGCGCACGAGCGCGCCCTTGCCGGCCTTGTTCCAGTGGTTGAGCGCCGTGCCCTCGGGCGAGACGACCTCCACGGCCACCGCGCCCGCGACGGGCGCGAGCTGCGCGTAGGCCTTCGAGCGGAGGTCCAGGGCGAAGCCGTCGAGCTCGGCGCCCGCGTCGGCCCAGAGCGCCTTCATCCGCGCCCCCGGCAGCCGCGTGTGCTCGGAGACCTTGTAGGCGGGGATCGCGTCGCCCGCGCGCACGAAGCCGAGCAGCGCCGACTGGATGACCACGTGGCGCTCCACCCACGCTCGCGCGTCGCGCTCGAGCGAGCCGGCGTCGAGCGCGTCGTAGAGCACACCCGTGTACCGGTCGATCGCGGGCATGGTCGCCGAGGTGCGCACCGCTGCGTTGTCGGCGGCCGCGCGCGCCTTCGCGGGCGTCGAGGTGTCCTGCCCTGCGGCGACGAGGCGGTCGAGCGCAGCCAGTGCCCGGGAACGGGCGACGGCCAGCCCGGGGAACCCCAGGCCGGCCGTCGTGAGGCTGGCGCCCGTCCCGCCTGCCGCCTTCGTCTCGCTGGGCGGCAGGAGGACGATCACGCGAGCGCTGCGTCGCGGGCGACGATCTCCACCCGGTCGTGGTCGACCGAGAGGAAGCCCTCGTCGGCCTGCACGCGGTGGACCGTGCCGGACGTGTCGGTGACGCGCACCTGACCCTCGGCGAGCAGCGCGAGGACGGGCTCGTGACCGGTCAGGATGCCGATCTCACCCTCCACCGTCTTGGCGATGATCTGCGACGCCTCGCCCGACCACACCTCCTGGGTGGCCGACACGATGCTCACCGAGAGCGGCATCAGCCGTTCTCCTTCTGGATCTGCGCCCACTTGGCCTCGACGTCCGAGATGCCGCCGACGTTGAAGAACGCCTGCTCGGCCACGTGGTCGAACTCGCCCTTGACGATCGCGTCGAACGACTCGATGGTCTCCTTGATCGGGACCGTGGAGCCCTCGACGCCGGTGAACTTCTTCGCCATGTAGGTGTTCTGCGAGAGGAACTGCTGGATCCGGCGCGCGCGCGACACCGTGATCTTGTCCTCCTCGGAGAGCTCGTCGACACCGAGGATCGCGATGATCTCCTGCAGCTCCTTGTTCTTCTGCAGGATCTGCTTCACGGCGGTCGCCACGCGGTAGTGGTCGGCGCCGATGTAGCGCGGGTCGAGGATGCGGCTCGTCGACGTGAGCGGGTCGACGGCCGGGTAGAGGCCCTTCGACGCGATCTCGCGGCTCAGCTCCGTCGTCGCGTCGAGGTGCGCGAACGTCGTGGCCGGGGCCGGGTCGGTGTAGTCGTCGGCGGGCACGTAGATCGCCTGCAGCGAGGTGATCGAGTGGCCGCGCGTCGAGGTGATGCGCTCCTGGAGGATGCCCATCTCGTCGGCGAGGTTCGGCTGGTAGCCCACCGCGGAGGGCATGCGGCCGAGCAGCGTCGACACCTCGGAGCCCGCCTGCGTGAAGCGGAAGATGTTGTCGATGAAGAGCAGCACGTCCTGCTTCTGCACGTCGCGGAAGTACTCCGCCATCGTCAGCGCCGAGAGCGCGACGCGGAGGCGCGTGCCCGGCGGCTCGTCCATCTGGCCGAAGACGAGCGCGGTCTTGTCGAAGACGCCCGCCTCCTCCATCTCGTGGATGAGGTCGTTGCCCTCACGCGTGCGCTCGCCGACGCCGGCGAACACCGAGACGCCGCCGTGGTCCTGCGCGACGCGCTGGATCATCTCCTGGATGAGGACGGTCTTGCCGACGCCGGCGCCGCCGAACAGGCCGATCTTGCCGCCCTGCACGTACGGGGTGAGGAGGTCGATGACCTTGATGCCGGTCTCGAACATCGCGGTCTTCGACTCGAGCTGGTCGAAGGCCGGCGCCTTGCGGTGGATCGACCAGCGCTCGGAGACCTCGAGCTGCTCGCCCTCCGGGAGGTTGAGCGGCTCGCCGATGACGTTGAAGACCTTGCCCTTGGTGACGTCGCCGACGGGCACCGTGATGGGCTCGCCGGAGTCGCGCACCTCCTGGCCGCGGACGAGGCCGTCCGTGGGCTTCAGGGCGATCGCGCGCACGAGGTCGTCGCCGAGGTGCTGGGCGACCTCGAGCGTCAGCGTGAACGACTCGGCGCCCTCGCCGAGCGACACCTCGGTCTTGAGCGCGTTGTAGATGCCCGGGATGGCATCGTGCGGGAACTCGATGTCGACGACCGGGCCGGTGACTCGGGCGATGCGACCGACGCCGCCTGCGGCCGCCTGCGGGGCCGACTGGGTGTCCGTGATGGTCATTGTCCTTGCCTTTCGTGGCTACTTCGCCGAGGAGAGGGCGTCCGCGCCGCCCACGATCTCGGAGATCTGCTGCGTGATCTCGGCCTGACGCGCGTTGTTGCGGAGACGCGTGTAGTCCGTGATGAGCTTGTCCGCGTTGTCGGAGGCCGACTTCATGGCCTTCTGCGTGGCCGCCTGCTTCGCGGCGGCCGACTGCAGGAGCGCGTTGAAGATGCGGCTCTCGACGTACACGGGGAGGAGGGCGTCGAGCACCGACGCGGGCTCCGGCTCGAACTCGTAGAGCGGCAGCGCCGCCTCGTCGGAGGCCTGGTCGGCCTCGACGATCTCGAGCGGGAGGAGGCGCACGACGCTCGGCTCCTGCGTCATCATGCTCACGAAGCGGTTGTAGACGACGTGGATCTCGTCGACCTCCCCCTTCGTGTACGACTCGATGACGAGGTCGGCGATCTCGCGGGCGAGCTCCGAGTCCGGCACGTCCGTCTGACCCTGCCAGTCCTTGATGAACGAGCGACGGCGGAACTGGAAGTACTGCACCGCCTTGCGGCCGACGAGGTAGTGGTCGACCTCCTTGCCGTCCTGCTCGAGCTGCGCCCGCAGCTCACCCGCCTCGCGGATGATCTGCGAGTTGAACGCGCCGGCGAGGCCGCGGTCGCTCGTGAGGACGATGACGGCGGAGCGCTTGATCTCCTCGCGCTCCGTCGTCAGCGGGTGCCCCTCGTTGGAGTACGTGGCCACGGCCGAGACGGCGCGCGTGATCGCCCGGGCGTAGGGGCTCGACGCCTCGACGCGACCCAGAGCCTTCTGGATGCGCGAGGCGGCGATGAGCTCCATCGCCTTCGTGATCTTCTTGGTCGTCTGCGCAGACTTGATCTTCTGCGTGTAGACCCTGAGCTTGGCGCCCATGGATCAGCGCTTGCCCTTCACGATCTGGGCCTGGTTGACGTCCTCGAGCGGCATCGCGCTCGAGGGGTCGTTGTCGACGATCGAGTCGGAGCCCTTGGCCTGGAAGCCCTTCGCGAACTCGTCGACCTCGCGCTCGAGCGTGGCGAGCGTGTCGTCGTCCAGGACGTTCGTGGCGCGGAGCGTCGCGAGCACCTCGGAGTTGTTGCGGAGGTGCTCGAGCAGCTCGGCCTCGAAGCGCAGGATGTCCTCGACCGGGACCTCGTCCATCTTGCCGTTCGTGCCGGCCCAGATGGAGACGACCTGCTCCTCGACCGGGTACGGCGAGTACTGCGGCTGCTTGAGGAGCTCGGTGAGGCGGGCGCCTCGCGC
This genomic interval carries:
- a CDS encoding LCP family protein; the protein is MRRDARPLDARAPGPRALRLRAIAVATVAALALVGCGPQEEPEPTPSTTRAQPSVTAPAPTPTPDAPIDPLPEGAVTALLLGSDSRTPGSFTGQADTIMLAQISAERDALSLISITRDSWVAIPGYGSGKINSAFARGGTELIRSTVSELFGGLEIDYVVQTDFEGFIGLTRALDGFDADNQHPTRVTVNSTGRVVDLTADPVHLSGTDGLIFVRQRKGLPLGDLDRTERQRAAIAGMLARIDDIAEDPAALATLMGHVASRVKITGDLSVEDMLALAAMSQELDDAAVISLMAPISGFGNQAGQSVNVVDEARTAELGDALRAGDVQPYVDAHGTDYAP
- a CDS encoding glycosyltransferase family 2 protein translates to MAVVLICALDPDERLERLVRALAPRPVVVVDDGSGPGAAAALAAVRALGATVLTHPANRGKGAALRTGIGHVRAAHPGSAVVTADCDGQHTPEDVAAVEAALGAHPDAIVLGERALVGDVPLRSRLGNAVSRGLFALASGVRVGDAQTGLRGLPAGALRWIGRVPGDRFEHEQRVLLEAARRRVVLHGVPIATVYLDGNASSHFRPIADSARVLAPLLGPVLRFSALGLACFALDALLVVALTAVLGLAGLAALAARAVTAGVHFAVGRRWVFAAASGRTLDQARRYALLAVASAVVGAGALQAAVAAGAALLPAKLAIDACLAGLAYAAQRFGVFAPAAGGAAEAAPVPPATRAVPSSRSIPNRSIPNRSNPNPHLELP
- a CDS encoding DUF4956 domain-containing protein, encoding MNTALLLAVDALAILVLAYGLYYRRHRRRDLLVAFVGVNVGVLAVSLVLADATASIGVGLGLFGVLSIIRLRSTEISQREVAYYFASLAIGLVAGLGAADLVLSGALIALVVGALAIVDHPRLLAAGQHQQVRIDRAIVDRAELVAHLEQLLGGRVRQASVVEVDLVDDSTLVDVRWDVAPARQAVAA
- a CDS encoding carbohydrate-binding domain-containing protein, whose product is MTTDRRPLEPIRDEPALAARPHRRRAPLRRLLPAVAIVATGALLAGCTAVTAGIAAAGAGTSSASGTTTTTSAVTSATLDELVAVNEDGTVVREDEWSAADAIDVTLSGTGATAASGVTSADGVVTITEAGVYRLSGGLDGRVVVAAAEDAQVVLLLDGASIASDDGPAIEVQTADDVAIHLVDGTSSTIVDTTAYAADAGAHAAIDAAADLTVSGAGALAIEASDDGISTSDDLAIIGGELEVVAGDEALRGGDSLLVEEGALRLDAGGDALQSDQEDGEGRGWIAIEGGTIEATAGDDGLHAASDILVSGGTITVDAVGDGLHADVALAIAGGSVTVAGSDEGLESALVQIDGGTIDVTASDDAINGSAGSSSTTADQGGMGGGMADSGELVAITGGDVTLRAGGDGLDSNGSIELSGGTVVVWGPTSDGNGALDANGGLSVTGGTLLAVGSAGMAESPDDTSTQGWLQVAASGQAGSTIEVRDESGATIASFQAASAFANVVFSSAALTGTTATVVVDGAETAATLGTATGGGMGGGQGGPGGPGGRP
- a CDS encoding polyphosphate polymerase domain-containing protein, producing the protein MTAASASRTIERAVAALEPVALEELTAAAALLTRVDRKYALAADDAARMLAALPEGTRALEIAGERALAYASTYFDSGDLLAYRLAAHGRRRRFKLRTRTYVDANLAFLELKTRGGRGTTVKERIAYAPEDRAVLTEDGRAYAEEGLAVVGIPAPPLRPVIETAYRRTTLLLPDGATRATVDTDLAWRLDDGTTLRTPGLVIVETKATGGPGSVDRLLWRAGHRPDRVSKFATGLAALRPDLPANRWHGVLRRCFADAERTAA
- a CDS encoding aldo/keto reductase, translating into MTTTRALGTSGLQVSTIGLGCNNFGRRGTRTEDQAGTDAVIHAAIDHGITLFDTADIYGNPATTSEALMGVALAKAGSAARDRVVLATKWGHSGFAIEGTEGWGPKGARGYIRSAVEASLRRLQTDRIDLYQLHTPDPSTPIEETVRALDELVAEGKVRAYGHSNLSAEQIREAAAVESPNGFVSAQDEYSLVERDVEREVLPAVLEAGIGFLPYFPLANGLLSGKYTADARPVGGRLTALKPQLLDEADWTRLAEYDRIAREAGRTMLEATFQWLLAQPAVTSVIAGATRPEQIAQNAAAGQGELDPATVEEIAGVFA